The following proteins are encoded in a genomic region of Micrococcaceae bacterium Sec5.8:
- a CDS encoding acyl-CoA dehydrogenase family protein, translating to MSSAVENPATGTAADSPAADVPIPTEAIGPDATAADARAITEAARDTSWDRPSFAKGLYLGSFDLSLIHPWPEAPADDVERGEDFMARLTEYCRTMSGRTIERDAQIPDEYLKGLAELGVFGMKIPRNYGGLGLSLVYYGRALGLLGSVHPSLGALLSAHQSIGVPEPVKVFGTPEQKHEYLPRCAAGAITAFLLTEPDVGSDPARMGSTAVPSEDGKSYLLDGVKLWTTNGVIAELVVVMAVVPSHTGDDGTVHKGGISAFVVEMDSPGITVENRNAFMGLRGIENGVTRFHQVRVPAANRLGREGQGLKIALSTLNTGRLALPALCVASGRWSLKIAREWSNARTQWGRPVGEHEAVGKKIAFIAASSFALDAVFELTAEMADAGQKDVRIEAALAKLWSTEISCRIADELVQIRGGRGFETADSLQARGERAVPAEQQFRDLRINRIFEGSSEIMKLLIAREAVDAHLAAAGDLASADASLSEKARAAVGASGFYAKWLPKLVAGAGMDPRSYTEFGRLAKQLRFVERSSRRLARQTFYGMGRWQAKLEHKQAFLGRIVDIGAELFAMAASCSRAEMLLRTTPEKGASAYELAEAFCEQARVRVDEYFDQLWRNTDDSDLVVSRHVLAGNHEWLEAGVLDQSEGTGPWIADAGPRASVKPNLHRKYR from the coding sequence ATGAGCTCCGCCGTTGAGAACCCAGCCACTGGCACTGCAGCCGACAGCCCTGCCGCGGATGTCCCCATCCCGACCGAGGCGATCGGCCCGGACGCCACCGCGGCCGATGCACGGGCCATCACCGAGGCTGCCCGGGACACCAGCTGGGACCGGCCCAGTTTTGCCAAGGGCCTCTACCTTGGCTCCTTTGACCTCAGCCTGATCCACCCCTGGCCGGAAGCCCCCGCAGACGACGTCGAACGCGGGGAGGATTTTATGGCCCGCCTCACCGAATACTGCCGAACGATGTCCGGGCGCACTATTGAGCGGGACGCACAAATTCCGGACGAATACCTCAAGGGCCTCGCCGAGCTGGGTGTTTTCGGCATGAAGATTCCCCGGAATTACGGCGGCCTCGGCCTCTCGCTCGTGTACTACGGACGCGCACTGGGCCTGCTGGGCTCGGTCCACCCCAGCCTCGGCGCCTTGCTCTCGGCACACCAGTCCATTGGCGTACCGGAGCCGGTCAAAGTGTTCGGCACCCCGGAACAGAAACACGAATACCTGCCGCGCTGCGCGGCCGGGGCCATTACCGCGTTCCTGCTGACAGAGCCCGACGTCGGCTCGGACCCTGCCCGGATGGGCAGCACCGCCGTCCCCTCCGAAGACGGGAAGTCCTACCTCTTGGACGGTGTTAAGCTCTGGACCACCAACGGCGTGATCGCCGAACTCGTGGTGGTCATGGCGGTGGTTCCCTCCCACACAGGCGATGACGGCACCGTGCACAAGGGCGGAATCAGCGCCTTCGTCGTCGAGATGGACTCCCCCGGCATCACGGTGGAAAACCGCAATGCGTTCATGGGCCTGCGCGGCATCGAGAACGGTGTCACCCGGTTCCACCAGGTCCGGGTGCCCGCCGCCAACCGCCTGGGCCGCGAGGGCCAGGGCCTGAAGATTGCCCTCAGCACGCTTAACACCGGCCGGCTCGCGCTTCCTGCACTCTGCGTCGCCTCGGGGCGGTGGAGCCTGAAGATCGCCCGTGAGTGGTCCAATGCCCGCACCCAGTGGGGCCGCCCGGTGGGCGAACATGAAGCCGTGGGCAAGAAGATCGCTTTCATTGCGGCCAGCTCTTTCGCACTCGACGCGGTCTTCGAGTTGACCGCCGAGATGGCCGATGCCGGCCAAAAGGACGTCCGGATCGAGGCCGCTCTGGCCAAGCTGTGGTCCACCGAGATCAGCTGCCGGATCGCCGATGAATTGGTCCAGATCCGCGGCGGCCGCGGCTTTGAGACGGCGGACTCGCTTCAGGCACGGGGTGAGCGCGCCGTGCCGGCTGAGCAGCAGTTCCGTGACCTGCGCATCAACCGCATTTTCGAGGGATCCTCGGAGATCATGAAACTGCTGATCGCCCGCGAGGCCGTGGATGCGCACCTTGCAGCGGCCGGGGACCTCGCCTCCGCGGACGCCAGCCTGTCCGAGAAGGCCAGGGCCGCGGTCGGAGCGTCCGGTTTCTACGCAAAATGGCTGCCCAAGCTGGTGGCCGGGGCCGGCATGGACCCGCGGTCCTACACCGAATTTGGCCGGCTCGCGAAACAGTTGCGCTTCGTGGAGCGGTCCTCCCGGCGGCTGGCGCGGCAGACGTTCTATGGCATGGGTCGGTGGCAGGCGAAGCTTGAGCACAAGCAGGCGTTCCTGGGCCGGATCGTGGATATCGGTGCCGAGCTGTTTGCCATGGCCGCGTCCTGTTCCCGGGCGGAAATGCTGTTGCGGACCACCCCGGAGAAAGGGGCTTCCGCCTACGAACTCGCCGAGGCGTTTTGCGAACAGGCCCGGGTGCGGGTTGATGAGTATTTTGATCAGCTCTGGAGGAACACCGACGACAGCGACCTGGTTGTCTCCCGACATGTCCTGGCCGGGAACCATGAATGGCTGGAGGCTGGCGTGCTGGATCAGTCCGAGGGCACCGGTCCGTGGATAGCCGACGCCGGCCCGCGCGCGTCGGTCAAGCCGAATCTGCACCGGAAATACCGTTGA
- a CDS encoding YrzE family protein, producing the protein MSSPVGPEDRDPRRVRNEEAGASQDARVHDARQEADRREDTRTTETRVIPTGAGTTAPTRAQDVVRTGPVTAVRHEEPVRQDQPAYETAPEVPTRESVVAREKEQFGGIKVGSAFFGWLAATGMAVLLTALVAAAGTAVGLATNTDVNAAVTSGNETVGLVGIIVLLVILFVSYYCGGYVAGRMARFNGTKQGFMVWVWALIVAVIVAILGVVAGQKYNVLAQLNSFPRIPVNEGALTTTSVIAAVVVAAVALVGAVLGGTAGMHFHRKVDRAGFTPVDRARER; encoded by the coding sequence ATGAGCAGCCCAGTAGGCCCCGAAGATCGCGATCCTCGACGCGTCCGGAACGAGGAAGCAGGCGCCAGCCAGGACGCCCGGGTCCACGACGCCCGCCAAGAGGCAGACCGCCGCGAGGACACCCGCACCACCGAAACCCGTGTCATCCCCACCGGAGCCGGGACCACCGCACCCACCCGCGCTCAGGATGTGGTCCGCACCGGGCCGGTGACCGCCGTGCGCCACGAAGAGCCGGTGCGCCAGGACCAGCCGGCTTATGAGACCGCCCCCGAGGTCCCTACCCGCGAAAGCGTCGTGGCCCGCGAGAAGGAGCAGTTCGGCGGCATCAAAGTTGGCTCCGCATTCTTCGGCTGGCTCGCGGCCACCGGCATGGCCGTGTTGCTGACCGCGCTGGTCGCGGCCGCCGGCACGGCCGTCGGGCTTGCCACGAATACGGACGTCAATGCGGCCGTCACCTCCGGCAATGAGACGGTGGGGCTCGTCGGCATTATCGTGCTGCTGGTTATCCTCTTCGTGTCCTATTACTGCGGCGGCTACGTCGCGGGCCGGATGGCGCGCTTCAACGGCACCAAACAAGGCTTCATGGTGTGGGTCTGGGCGCTCATCGTCGCGGTGATCGTCGCCATTCTCGGCGTGGTGGCCGGCCAGAAGTACAACGTCCTGGCGCAGCTCAACAGCTTCCCGCGCATTCCGGTCAACGAGGGTGCATTGACCACCACCAGTGTCATTGCCGCGGTGGTGGTGGCTGCGGTGGCCCTTGTCGGCGCCGTCCTCGGCGGAACGGCCGGCATGCACTTCCACCGCAAGGTGGACCGCGCCGGGTTCACCCCGGTGGACCGGGCGCGGGAACGCTAA
- a CDS encoding YchJ family protein — protein MTPPAASSPGALGPVPVPFLGNCPCLRGEQYAECCGRYHSGGAHAATAEELMRSRYSAFVVLDAGYLLRTWHPDSRPGVVDLEPGTTWRRLDIVSTLGGGPFDTEGTVEFRAHYRHGGERGVHHETSRFLRVDRRWYYLDGVS, from the coding sequence GTGACACCCCCAGCAGCCAGCAGCCCGGGTGCCCTCGGGCCCGTCCCGGTCCCGTTCCTTGGCAACTGCCCCTGCCTTAGGGGTGAACAGTACGCCGAGTGCTGTGGCCGGTACCACAGCGGTGGAGCGCACGCTGCAACAGCCGAGGAGCTGATGCGCTCCCGGTACAGCGCCTTCGTGGTGCTCGACGCCGGCTACCTCTTGCGGACCTGGCATCCGGACTCACGGCCGGGCGTGGTGGACTTGGAGCCCGGTACCACGTGGCGTCGGCTGGATATCGTCTCCACCTTAGGCGGCGGACCATTTGATACAGAGGGGACCGTCGAGTTCAGGGCCCATTACCGGCACGGCGGCGAACGCGGCGTCCACCACGAGACGAGCCGCTTCCTGCGGGTTGACCGCCGCTGGTATTACCTTGATGGTGTCTCTTAG
- a CDS encoding aldo/keto reductase family protein has translation MEFRYLGNSGFKISEITFGNWLTHGSQVENQVATQCVRAALDAGISTFDTADVYANTAAETVLGEALREERRESVEIFTKVFGPTGPKGHNDLGLSRKHIMEAINGSLTRLQTDYVDLYQAHRYDYETPLEETMQAFADIVRQGKALYIGVSEWTANQIRDGHALAKDLGFQLISNQPQYSMLWRVIEAEVVPTSEELGLSQIVWSPMAQGVLSGKYHPGKPAPEGSRATDAKGGSKMIERWMSDEVLTGVQQLKPIADEAGLTMAQLSIAWVLQNKNVASAIMGASRPEQIEKNVAAAGVKLDAGIMDKIDAAIGALAERDPAQTKSPASREA, from the coding sequence ATGGAATTCAGATACCTCGGGAACAGCGGCTTCAAAATATCGGAAATCACCTTCGGCAACTGGCTCACCCACGGGTCGCAGGTGGAGAACCAGGTCGCCACCCAGTGCGTCCGGGCTGCGCTGGACGCCGGCATCAGCACCTTCGACACCGCCGACGTGTACGCCAATACGGCGGCGGAGACCGTGCTGGGTGAGGCCCTCCGGGAGGAGCGGCGCGAATCGGTGGAGATCTTCACCAAGGTCTTCGGCCCCACCGGCCCCAAGGGCCACAACGATCTCGGGTTGTCCCGCAAGCACATCATGGAGGCCATCAACGGGTCGCTGACCCGGCTGCAGACCGACTACGTGGACCTGTACCAGGCCCACCGCTATGACTACGAAACCCCGCTGGAAGAGACCATGCAGGCCTTCGCGGACATCGTGCGGCAGGGCAAGGCCCTCTACATCGGCGTCAGCGAATGGACCGCCAACCAGATCCGCGACGGCCACGCCCTCGCGAAGGACCTTGGCTTCCAGCTGATTTCCAACCAGCCGCAGTACTCCATGCTGTGGCGGGTCATCGAGGCCGAGGTTGTGCCAACGTCAGAGGAGCTCGGCCTGTCGCAGATCGTCTGGTCCCCCATGGCGCAGGGTGTGCTGAGCGGGAAATACCACCCCGGCAAACCGGCCCCGGAGGGCAGCCGCGCCACGGACGCCAAGGGCGGATCCAAGATGATCGAGCGCTGGATGTCCGACGAAGTCCTCACCGGTGTGCAGCAGCTCAAGCCAATCGCGGACGAGGCCGGGCTGACCATGGCCCAGCTGAGCATCGCCTGGGTCCTGCAGAACAAGAATGTTGCCTCCGCCATTATGGGCGCCTCCCGGCCTGAGCAGATCGAAAAGAACGTCGCGGCAGCCGGCGTCAAGCTGGACGCCGGGATCATGGACAAAATCGACGCCGCAATCGGCGCCCTGGCCGAACGCGACCCGGCACAGACCAAGTCTCCCGCCTCCCGGGAGGCCTAG
- a CDS encoding sulfite oxidase: MPKQLSPHSSILKTARSGRKPGEHAGEPSYGPLTGEELQLAARNHSLPLEALREDLTPPGLHYALTHFDIPFLEAERWHLQISGAVQRSLELNLKALRRAPRVSVPVTLECAGNGRSLLRPRPLSQPWLLEAVGTAVWTGVPLAYLLTQAGVQDGAVEVLFTGADTGIQGGVRQQFARSLPIAEALRPDIVLAYRMNGTDLSPQHGYPVRLVVPGWYGMASVKWLSTIKVLTAPFEGFQQAVAYRYQQNADDAGVPVTWMKVRSLMIPPGIPDFFTRHRVLPPGPVMLAGKAWSGGGAVQRVEVGIDGTWTPAQLERPAAPFAWCAWSLPWIADSGEHELACRATDASGATQPLEQVWNYQGMGNNAVQRIKVTVQ; encoded by the coding sequence ATGCCAAAGCAGCTTTCCCCCCACTCGTCCATTCTGAAAACCGCGCGCTCCGGCCGGAAACCCGGGGAACACGCCGGCGAACCCAGCTACGGACCGCTGACAGGCGAGGAACTCCAGCTCGCGGCGCGGAATCATTCGCTGCCGTTGGAGGCGCTGCGGGAAGACCTGACGCCGCCGGGCCTGCATTACGCGCTCACGCACTTCGATATCCCGTTCCTCGAGGCCGAGCGCTGGCACCTGCAGATCAGCGGGGCCGTGCAGCGGTCCCTGGAGTTGAACCTCAAAGCACTCCGCCGGGCGCCGCGGGTCAGTGTCCCTGTGACCCTCGAATGCGCCGGCAACGGCCGCTCGCTGTTACGGCCCCGGCCGCTGAGCCAGCCCTGGCTCCTCGAAGCCGTGGGCACCGCCGTCTGGACCGGAGTTCCACTCGCTTACCTGTTGACCCAGGCCGGGGTGCAGGACGGCGCCGTGGAAGTCCTGTTCACCGGTGCGGACACGGGGATCCAGGGCGGGGTGCGGCAGCAGTTCGCCCGGAGCCTGCCGATCGCCGAGGCGCTGCGGCCTGACATCGTGCTGGCCTACCGGATGAACGGAACCGACCTGTCCCCGCAGCACGGCTACCCGGTGCGACTGGTGGTGCCCGGCTGGTACGGCATGGCCAGCGTCAAGTGGCTCTCCACGATCAAGGTCCTGACTGCACCGTTTGAGGGTTTCCAGCAGGCGGTCGCCTACCGTTACCAGCAAAACGCGGACGACGCCGGTGTCCCCGTCACCTGGATGAAAGTGCGCTCGCTCATGATCCCGCCGGGCATCCCGGACTTCTTTACGCGGCACCGGGTGCTGCCTCCCGGCCCGGTGATGCTGGCCGGGAAGGCGTGGTCAGGCGGAGGTGCGGTCCAGCGCGTCGAGGTGGGCATCGACGGCACATGGACCCCGGCACAGCTCGAACGCCCGGCCGCCCCCTTCGCGTGGTGCGCCTGGTCCCTGCCCTGGATAGCTGATTCCGGCGAGCACGAACTGGCCTGCCGCGCCACGGACGCCAGTGGTGCCACCCAGCCGCTGGAACAGGTCTGGAACTATCAGGGCATGGGCAACAACGCCGTCCAACGGATCAAGGTCACGGTCCAGTAG
- a CDS encoding SDR family oxidoreductase, translating to MRNNEVPGGGLLQGKTALVYGAGGSIGGAVARAFAAEGAVVHLAGRTEPALEKVARDILEAGGQADTAVVDALDEEQVDAFVGRAARKSKRIDISFNAISFGDVQQPLMEIDVNDFVQPVTLASRTHFLTTRAAATHMIKQRSGVVLMFGGSGPRTLPGLGGFKVALDAMEGLRRQWALELGRHGIRVVTMVSGGIVETIPWQAEGREEIVEEITRSAHLNRTATLADVGNVACFAASDKAGAITDATVNISAGAIVDY from the coding sequence ATGCGGAACAACGAGGTGCCGGGAGGCGGTTTGCTGCAGGGCAAGACCGCATTGGTTTACGGCGCGGGAGGTTCCATTGGGGGCGCCGTGGCCCGGGCTTTCGCGGCAGAGGGCGCCGTTGTGCACCTCGCCGGACGCACGGAGCCTGCGTTGGAAAAAGTGGCGAGGGACATCCTGGAAGCCGGCGGACAGGCGGACACCGCCGTCGTGGATGCCCTGGACGAGGAACAGGTGGACGCTTTCGTGGGCCGTGCGGCCCGGAAAAGCAAGCGGATAGACATCTCCTTCAACGCCATTTCCTTCGGCGACGTCCAGCAGCCGCTGATGGAGATCGACGTCAATGACTTCGTTCAGCCAGTCACCCTGGCCAGCCGCACCCATTTCCTCACCACCCGGGCGGCGGCCACCCACATGATCAAGCAACGCTCCGGGGTGGTGCTGATGTTCGGCGGCTCCGGACCCCGGACGCTGCCCGGTCTCGGGGGCTTCAAAGTGGCCTTGGACGCGATGGAAGGGCTGCGCCGGCAATGGGCGCTGGAACTCGGCAGACATGGAATCCGCGTGGTGACCATGGTCTCCGGCGGGATTGTTGAGACGATTCCCTGGCAGGCAGAGGGCCGGGAAGAGATCGTCGAGGAGATCACCAGGTCCGCGCACCTGAACCGCACCGCAACGCTGGCCGACGTCGGCAACGTGGCCTGCTTCGCCGCCTCGGACAAGGCCGGTGCCATCACCGACGCCACGGTTAACATTTCTGCCGGCGCGATCGTTGACTATTAG
- a CDS encoding anti-sigma factor yields MQHLDPESLSLLALGEELGDDATHHLRSCATCAGDYAGLRRAVVAVRPGPDSAALEAPGPQVWAGIHGALGLSSAVAADPLGTPTSGAGPLPPSPDVPAPPSGAAAPLRLPGRGGVREVDGGRGWLRRPGVWLAAAAATALLAAGVFWSVQQNQPALTPLAQALLAPVDQHSATGSARVVESRDGQRTLEIHVDKNEARGYQEVWLIAPDLSRLVSLGVMTSDSGIFSVPAGLNLGEYPIVDVSDEPVDGDPAHSSVSIVRGTLAS; encoded by the coding sequence GTGCAACATCTTGATCCGGAGTCCCTGAGCCTGCTGGCCCTCGGGGAAGAGCTCGGAGATGACGCCACACACCACCTCCGTTCGTGCGCCACATGCGCCGGGGACTACGCGGGACTTCGCCGCGCTGTCGTGGCGGTGCGGCCCGGCCCGGATTCCGCGGCGCTGGAAGCGCCGGGGCCGCAGGTGTGGGCTGGAATCCATGGTGCCCTGGGGCTGTCCAGCGCCGTGGCCGCCGATCCACTGGGAACCCCGACGTCGGGAGCCGGGCCGTTGCCACCGTCACCGGACGTCCCTGCCCCACCGTCCGGTGCCGCCGCGCCGCTCCGTCTCCCGGGCCGCGGCGGGGTGCGGGAGGTCGACGGCGGCCGTGGCTGGCTCCGCCGCCCCGGGGTATGGCTGGCGGCGGCTGCCGCCACAGCGCTGCTGGCCGCCGGCGTCTTCTGGTCCGTGCAACAGAACCAACCGGCCCTGACCCCGCTGGCCCAGGCGCTACTCGCGCCCGTGGACCAGCATTCTGCCACCGGCTCGGCCCGGGTGGTTGAGTCCAGGGACGGTCAGCGCACCCTGGAGATCCACGTCGACAAGAACGAGGCCCGAGGATACCAGGAGGTTTGGCTGATCGCGCCGGACCTGTCACGGCTCGTGAGCCTGGGAGTGATGACCTCGGACTCCGGCATTTTTTCGGTGCCGGCGGGCTTGAACCTGGGTGAGTACCCGATCGTGGACGTATCCGATGAACCGGTTGACGGCGATCCCGCGCACTCGAGCGTGAGTATCGTCCGCGGAACTCTCGCTTCCTGA
- a CDS encoding sigma-70 family RNA polymerase sigma factor gives MRDAALVVAISSGKEPSLAPFESSSAWDAGLNDAFAAGDETVLVEAYRQFSPMVHALALRSLRNDAAADDVTQDVFIRVWRSRSAFDPTKARLPAWIVGITRNVITDAQAASTRETRKVLAAVELSPVPDEGAGHAAAELLADRLLLDGELERLGEPQGSILKLAFYEDLTHSQISQKLDLPLGTVKSHIRRSLSQLRSRLEVERATS, from the coding sequence ATGCGGGACGCTGCGCTTGTCGTCGCCATCAGCAGCGGAAAGGAGCCAAGCTTGGCACCTTTCGAGAGCTCTTCCGCGTGGGATGCGGGGCTGAACGACGCGTTTGCTGCCGGCGACGAGACCGTGCTGGTCGAGGCGTACCGTCAGTTTTCTCCCATGGTGCATGCTTTGGCGCTCCGCTCACTGCGCAACGACGCTGCTGCTGACGACGTCACCCAGGACGTCTTTATTCGGGTGTGGCGCTCGCGGTCGGCGTTCGACCCGACGAAGGCGAGGCTCCCGGCCTGGATCGTGGGCATCACCAGGAATGTCATTACCGACGCCCAGGCAGCCTCGACGAGGGAAACCCGGAAGGTGCTGGCCGCCGTCGAGCTCTCACCGGTGCCCGACGAAGGCGCCGGGCACGCGGCCGCGGAGCTGCTGGCCGACCGGCTGCTGCTGGACGGTGAGTTGGAAAGGCTGGGGGAGCCGCAGGGATCCATCCTCAAGCTCGCCTTTTACGAGGACCTGACGCATTCGCAGATCTCACAGAAACTGGACCTGCCGCTTGGTACGGTCAAAAGCCACATCCGCCGCAGTTTGTCCCAGCTAAGAAGCCGATTGGAGGTAGAACGTGCAACATCTTGA
- a CDS encoding class F sortase — protein sequence MDGTTINMPVVEVGVSPDGAMEIPEPFDEAGWYRFGPAPGAATGTAVLAAHVDTTSENAPFSQLKTVAPGTLVQVQREGAPALTFRVTGVELMAKDAFDGASIFRRDGPPQLKLVTCGGRWLDEQQDYGDNVIVTAVPA from the coding sequence GTGGACGGGACCACCATCAACATGCCCGTCGTGGAAGTGGGTGTGAGCCCGGACGGGGCCATGGAGATCCCGGAACCCTTCGATGAGGCCGGGTGGTATCGCTTCGGGCCGGCGCCCGGAGCCGCCACCGGGACCGCCGTCCTGGCGGCGCACGTCGACACGACCTCGGAGAATGCGCCTTTCTCCCAACTCAAGACAGTCGCCCCTGGCACCCTCGTCCAGGTGCAGCGGGAGGGAGCCCCAGCCTTGACTTTCCGGGTGACCGGGGTGGAACTCATGGCCAAGGACGCGTTTGACGGTGCGTCCATCTTTCGGCGCGACGGACCACCCCAGCTCAAGCTCGTGACCTGCGGCGGCCGATGGCTGGACGAACAACAGGACTACGGCGACAATGTGATTGTCACGGCGGTACCGGCTTGA
- a CDS encoding DUF4397 domain-containing protein, translating to MRTSLFTAGAVAIAAALTLAGPAQAAESDAQLSVLHGVPGLTVDVYVNGERTLDDFAPGTLAGPLALPAGEYDLAITAANAADASAPVIGPVKVTLAANGNYTAVANLDAEGKPTANFFTNDVSQIDAGKGKLTVRHTAAAPAVDILAGGSPVISGLANPKEETLTLDPGTLSVAVAAAGTTAPVIGPADVTVTEGTHTVVYAWGSLADKNLQLAVQTIDGLHSAPGGVPGARAGVSDAGTASAGQTATTVGVGAAALLLLAGGIAVARRQPAFRRNS from the coding sequence ATGCGTACCAGCCTTTTCACCGCAGGAGCCGTCGCGATCGCGGCAGCTCTTACCCTCGCCGGTCCTGCCCAGGCGGCCGAATCCGACGCCCAGCTTTCCGTTCTCCACGGCGTGCCGGGATTGACTGTTGACGTGTATGTCAACGGCGAGCGCACCCTGGACGACTTCGCCCCGGGCACCCTTGCCGGTCCGCTGGCCCTCCCGGCGGGCGAGTACGACCTGGCCATCACCGCCGCCAATGCGGCGGACGCATCAGCGCCGGTAATCGGCCCCGTCAAGGTCACTCTTGCCGCCAACGGTAACTACACGGCCGTGGCCAACCTCGACGCCGAGGGCAAACCGACGGCCAACTTCTTTACCAACGACGTGTCGCAGATCGATGCCGGCAAGGGCAAGCTCACGGTCCGCCACACGGCAGCGGCACCGGCCGTGGACATTCTTGCCGGGGGGTCGCCGGTGATTTCCGGCCTTGCCAACCCCAAGGAGGAAACGCTGACGCTGGATCCCGGCACCTTGTCCGTTGCCGTGGCCGCAGCCGGCACGACGGCCCCGGTGATTGGACCGGCAGATGTGACAGTCACAGAAGGCACCCACACGGTGGTGTACGCCTGGGGCAGCCTTGCGGACAAGAACCTGCAATTGGCGGTACAAACCATTGACGGTCTGCACTCTGCACCGGGAGGCGTTCCCGGAGCACGCGCAGGCGTTTCTGACGCCGGGACCGCCTCAGCCGGTCAGACGGCCACGACGGTCGGTGTCGGCGCCGCGGCGCTCCTGTTGCTCGCCGGCGGGATCGCTGTTGCCCGCAGGCAGCCGGCCTTCCGCCGCAACAGCTAG
- a CDS encoding DUF4389 domain-containing protein, which translates to MRAGRIVMLVLGTISALLGLALLAGAGAAGFANYLQRDGGYFTTPAERYVTNSYALTSPRLDIMTENGVPDTVPVGVVGSLMLSGSADAGKEIFIGVGPQSDVAAYLDGVSHSEITAVRFNPFRALYRDVAGAQIPARPADQSFWAASATGAGEQQLKWDLRSGNWAVVIMNADGSAPVNVDMKAGARSDLLWPVFVGLLTGGIVLLLLGVPLIVLGAIGLGRDSNGPPRPGQRQPQPGDPQAVPGHPGPQPGYPQAQPGAPARPGYPQPLPAAAVPQLYPAGAGPGAVSGIPHTAGVVYPARLSGYLDPNLSRWLWLVKWLLAIPHFIVLFFLWFAFVVVAIVAWFAILFTGRYPRSLFNFNVGVLRWSWRVSFYSYGALGTDMYPPFTLARTDYPADFDVEYPEKLSRGLVLVKSWLLAIPHLLIISLLTGTTQAWVYRDGQWVQGGAGFSLFGLLVLIAGLILLFTGVYTRGLFDFLMGLNRWIYRVMTYVSLMRDEYPPFHLDVGPQDPGDTAGLAATVPPAGPASAVSPAPPPGPDAAPRT; encoded by the coding sequence ATGCGCGCAGGCCGGATAGTCATGCTGGTACTGGGCACGATCAGCGCCCTCCTCGGACTGGCACTGCTCGCCGGCGCCGGCGCAGCGGGTTTCGCCAACTACCTGCAGCGCGACGGCGGGTACTTCACCACCCCGGCGGAACGCTACGTCACGAACTCCTACGCCCTCACCTCGCCCCGCTTGGACATCATGACCGAGAACGGCGTGCCGGACACCGTTCCGGTGGGTGTCGTGGGAAGTCTCATGCTGAGCGGCTCCGCGGATGCCGGCAAGGAAATCTTCATTGGAGTGGGCCCGCAGAGCGACGTCGCTGCCTATCTTGACGGCGTCAGTCATTCGGAGATCACCGCCGTGCGCTTCAACCCTTTCCGGGCGCTGTACCGGGATGTGGCCGGAGCCCAGATTCCGGCCAGGCCGGCTGACCAAAGCTTCTGGGCCGCGTCCGCCACGGGTGCGGGAGAACAGCAGCTGAAATGGGACCTGCGGTCCGGCAACTGGGCCGTGGTGATCATGAATGCCGACGGCAGTGCCCCCGTGAACGTGGACATGAAAGCCGGAGCACGCTCGGATCTGCTGTGGCCTGTCTTCGTCGGGCTGCTGACCGGCGGGATCGTGTTGCTGCTCCTTGGCGTTCCCTTGATTGTGCTCGGCGCCATCGGGCTGGGCCGCGACAGCAACGGACCGCCCCGGCCCGGCCAACGGCAGCCCCAGCCTGGAGACCCGCAAGCCGTGCCAGGCCATCCCGGGCCCCAGCCCGGGTACCCGCAAGCCCAGCCCGGAGCCCCGGCCCGGCCGGGCTACCCGCAGCCCCTGCCTGCGGCAGCAGTCCCGCAGCTTTACCCGGCCGGAGCCGGCCCGGGCGCAGTATCGGGCATTCCCCATACTGCCGGCGTCGTCTATCCGGCCCGGCTCAGCGGTTATCTGGATCCCAACCTGTCGCGCTGGTTGTGGCTGGTTAAGTGGCTCCTGGCCATCCCACACTTCATCGTCCTGTTTTTCCTGTGGTTTGCCTTCGTGGTTGTCGCGATCGTGGCGTGGTTTGCGATTCTCTTCACCGGCCGGTACCCGCGCTCCTTGTTCAACTTCAACGTCGGCGTCCTCCGCTGGAGTTGGCGCGTATCGTTTTACTCCTACGGGGCTCTTGGCACGGACATGTATCCGCCGTTCACCCTGGCACGCACGGATTATCCGGCAGACTTCGACGTCGAGTACCCCGAGAAACTCTCCCGCGGCCTGGTGCTGGTGAAATCCTGGCTTCTGGCCATACCGCACCTGCTGATCATCTCGCTGTTGACCGGCACCACCCAGGCCTGGGTTTACCGCGACGGCCAGTGGGTACAGGGAGGGGCGGGTTTCTCGTTGTTCGGGCTCCTGGTCTTGATCGCCGGATTAATCCTGCTGTTCACCGGCGTCTATACAAGGGGCCTTTTCGACTTCCTGATGGGGCTGAACCGCTGGATCTATCGCGTGATGACCTACGTTTCCCTGATGCGCGATGAATACCCGCCATTCCATCTGGACGTGGGTCCGCAGGATCCGGGTGACACCGCCGGACTTGCCGCCACCGTTCCCCCGGCCGGACCGGCTTCCGCCGTCAGCCCGGCACCGCCACCCGGACCGGACGCTGCGCCGCGCACCTAG